A genomic region of Candidatus Binataceae bacterium contains the following coding sequences:
- a CDS encoding ferredoxin, with the protein MPLKITVNKTRCIGSGDCVETAPAVFQLDDEGKSDVVNPTGASDNSIVAAARSCPVKAITIVDDSGTQLFPPPKK; encoded by the coding sequence ATGCCCCTGAAAATTACTGTCAACAAAACGCGATGCATCGGCAGCGGCGATTGCGTCGAGACCGCGCCGGCCGTGTTCCAGCTCGACGACGAAGGCAAGTCCGACGTCGTGAACCCGACGGGCGCAAGCGATAACTCGATCGTCGCCGCAGCGCGCTCGTGTCCGGTCAAAGCGATCACCATCGTTGACGACAGCGGCACACAGCTTTTTCCGCCGCCCAAGAAATAG